The Lentisphaerota bacterium genome contains a region encoding:
- a CDS encoding glucose-1-phosphate cytidylyltransferase, with product MPPLMILCGGKGTRLRDVTELLPKPMVPIGEQPILWHIMRSYATFGVRRFILCLGYKRDCFVDYFLNFHAYAADVTVRLGQHGAITYHNQAAEADWEVTLANTGIETMTGGRVAIAAKHLQPADTTFFLTYGDAVSDVDIAASLVFHRQRQKLITVTAVHPEGRFGEMHLENGSVHGFEEKPARLDGYINGGFMVLEQEFVSRYLSADKDLFFEQQPMRQAMADGQMTAFAHEGFWQCMDTPREYQLLNDLWKSGDAPWAARWHADSPVRREGNQSLW from the coding sequence ATGCCTCCCCTCATGATTCTCTGTGGCGGCAAAGGAACGCGTCTGCGCGACGTGACAGAGCTGCTTCCCAAGCCCATGGTGCCCATCGGTGAGCAACCGATCCTCTGGCACATCATGCGTTCCTACGCCACTTTTGGCGTGCGGAGGTTCATCCTCTGTCTCGGCTACAAGCGCGACTGTTTCGTCGATTACTTCCTGAATTTTCACGCTTACGCCGCTGACGTCACCGTCCGCCTGGGGCAACACGGCGCGATTACCTACCACAACCAAGCCGCAGAGGCCGATTGGGAGGTCACCCTCGCCAACACCGGCATCGAAACGATGACGGGCGGACGTGTGGCCATCGCCGCAAAGCATCTACAGCCTGCGGACACCACCTTTTTTCTGACCTACGGCGACGCGGTTTCAGACGTGGATATCGCGGCTTCGCTCGTCTTCCATCGCCAACGCCAGAAACTGATCACGGTGACAGCCGTCCATCCCGAGGGCCGTTTCGGCGAAATGCATCTGGAAAACGGGAGTGTTCACGGCTTCGAGGAGAAGCCCGCGCGTCTGGATGGCTACATCAACGGCGGCTTCATGGTGCTTGAACAGGAGTTTGTTTCACGCTACCTGTCCGCGGACAAGGATCTTTTTTTCGAACAGCAACCCATGCGTCAGGCCATGGCCGACGGCCAGATGACCGCGTTCGCCCATGAGGGCTTCTGGCAGTGCATGGATACACCGCGTGAGTACCAACTGCTGAACGACCTGTGGAAGAGCGGCGATGCGCCTTGGGCCGCCCGGTGGCATGCTGATTCACCAGTCAGGCGCGAAGGCAATCAGTCTTTGTGGTAA
- the rfbG gene encoding CDP-glucose 4,6-dehydratase produces the protein MKASVFKNKRIFLTGHTGFKGSWLALWLHRLGARVYGYSLPPPTAPSNYALSGIRSLLFGETLADIRDRDGLSRTLIGFKPDIVFHLAAQPLVRDSYAAPYETFDVNVMGTASLLDAVRKLKQPCAVICVTTDKCYENREQVWGYRECDPMGGHDPYSASKGAAELLIASYRRSFFASSDLDAHGVQLASARAGNVIGGGDWARDRIVTDMITALMAGRPVPVRNPHAIRPWQHVLEPLSGYLTLASAMQAKPSPHWCESWNFGPVPGTELPVGKLADAFVKAWGKGEWADQSSPDQPHEASILRLSIEKAGWELGWHPRWRCDETVQRTAHWYRTVLCEGADARKACEADIKTYGDCLA, from the coding sequence ATGAAAGCTTCCGTATTCAAAAACAAGCGCATTTTCCTTACCGGCCACACCGGTTTCAAAGGTTCGTGGCTGGCGCTCTGGCTGCACCGCCTCGGGGCTAGGGTTTACGGCTATTCACTCCCACCGCCGACCGCGCCGTCTAATTACGCGCTGTCGGGCATTCGTTCTCTTCTGTTCGGCGAAACCCTCGCCGATATCCGGGACCGCGACGGGCTGAGTCGGACACTGATCGGATTCAAGCCGGATATTGTTTTTCACCTCGCCGCCCAGCCTCTGGTGCGTGATAGCTACGCGGCCCCTTACGAGACCTTCGATGTGAACGTGATGGGCACCGCCAGTCTGCTCGATGCGGTGCGTAAACTCAAGCAGCCCTGCGCCGTCATTTGCGTCACGACCGACAAGTGTTACGAAAACCGCGAACAAGTCTGGGGCTACCGCGAATGCGACCCCATGGGCGGCCACGATCCCTACAGCGCCAGCAAAGGGGCCGCCGAACTCCTGATCGCCTCTTACCGGCGCTCGTTCTTTGCTTCGTCTGACTTGGACGCGCACGGTGTGCAACTCGCCTCCGCCCGCGCCGGAAACGTGATCGGCGGCGGCGACTGGGCCCGCGACCGCATTGTGACTGATATGATCACTGCGCTCATGGCGGGTCGCCCCGTTCCCGTGCGCAACCCGCATGCCATCCGTCCGTGGCAGCATGTTCTGGAACCGCTCTCGGGATACCTGACGCTCGCCTCGGCCATGCAGGCAAAACCCAGCCCCCACTGGTGCGAAAGCTGGAACTTTGGACCGGTTCCAGGAACGGAGCTGCCGGTCGGAAAGCTGGCAGACGCTTTCGTGAAGGCGTGGGGAAAAGGCGAATGGGCGGACCAGAGTTCACCCGACCAGCCACATGAGGCCTCCATTCTCAGGCTGAGCATAGAGAAAGCCGGATGGGAACTCGGCTGGCATCCGCGTTGGCGTTGCGACGAGACCGTGCAACGCACGGCACACTGGTACCGAACCGTTCTGTGCGAAGGAGCCGATGCCCGTAAGGCCTGCGAAGCAGATATCAAAACGTATGGAGACTGTTTAGCATGA